The DNA segment CTCAACAGCACTCCCATGGACGTGGTGGTGATTGCCAACCACTTCAAATCCAAACGGGGCGGCGCAGAATCCGACGCACGCCGCCTTGAACAGGGGCAATTCATCGGCAATCTGGCGCAGCAACTCTACAACAACGGTTCGCGCCACATCATCATCATGGGCGACCTGAACGACTTTGAGGATTCGCCGCCGTTGCAAGCCATCTACGCCAGCGGCGTCATCACCAGCACATGGTATCAACTGCCGCCGAACGAACGCTACTCGTACATCTTTGAAGGCGTTTCGCAGGTGCTCGACCATGTGCTCATCTCGAACGACCTGCTGCTGGCGTTGAAGGGCGTCAGCCCATTGCACCTCAACGCCGATTATCCCTTCTCGCCCTACGCCGATTTGCCGGTGGTCTGGCAAGCATCCGACCACGATCCCGTCGTGGCCACCTTCGGCGCGATTCGGCGCATCTACATGCCGCTGCTCTTCAAGAACGCACCCTAAGCGTTTGGCCGGCATGCAAAAGGCCGTGGCATTGTTGCCACGGCCTTTTTTTCTGCCCAGGGGCGCGGCGTTTACGCCCCACACACTACCCGCCGAATGAGCACCGGCAGCACCTCACGGCGATACGCCGCGCTCGCCCAACGGTCATCGGCGAGCGGCACAGCGGCAATCGCCTGCGTTGCCAAGGCTTGCACATGCGCGGGCGTCGCCGGCTCATCCGACAATGCGTCTTCAACAGCGTGCAAGCGCACGGGCAGCGCCCCCACGCCCGAAACGGCCAGCCGCACAGCGGCAATGCGCCCCCCATCCAGGCGAACCGCCCCCGCCACGCTCAGAATTGCGCGGTCGCGCGGCGCGCGCGCCACCCGCTCGCGGCGCACCCGTGTTTCGGCGAGTGGGCGCGGGATATCCACCTGCACCAGCAACCCCCGCCCCAACGCCGTCTCCATCTGCTCGAAGAAGGCCGCCAGGGGCCAGGTTTTCAGTCCATTCATCTGCTGAACGCTCACGCGCGCATCCAGCGCCAGCAACACCGGCGCGATTTCGCTACGTCCCACATCGGTCAGCAACGCCCCCGCCAGCCGTCCCTGCTGGCGCAAGAGGCTGGTCGCTTCCGCGTGCGCAGCTTCCGCCAGCACGCCATCGGCAAACGTGCGCACCTTCTCATCGCGCGCTAGGGCTTCCAGCGTCGCCAGCGCCCCCAGCACCAGGCGGTCCTCCCACTGCTCGATGGCGTCAAAAGGCAACGCGCTGATATCCAGCAAAATGGCGTCTTCGTGCGGCACACCATACGCCATGAGCGCCGTCCCCCCGGCAAGCGGCACCGTGCGCGGTTCTTGCATCAGGCGAAACAGCGCCTCTTCGAGCGATTGTGGACGTTCGTAGGCGCGAACATCAGGCATCTCAGGCTCCTTCCGCTCTCAATGACTGTACCCGTCGGCGAACGCATCAATCATCGCCTGCACATCGTCGCCCAGGGGGTAGAGCACCGGGCACGTCGCCCCAGCCGCAATGTACTCGCGCACTTTGGCGCGGCACTCTTCTGGCGTCCCGCTGGCGGTAATCATCTGCACAACATCATCGGGCACCAATTCCATCGCCCGTTCGATTTGCTCTTCGGTCGCCGGCCACGTCAAAATCTGGTGAATTTCATCCAGCAATTCCTGGCTGACGCCGCTGGCTTTCATAATGTGCGGCTGTTGCCCCAGGTACTGCGTCACCAGTTTGCGGGCGTTGTCCAGCG comes from the Ardenticatena maritima genome and includes:
- a CDS encoding FAD binding domain-containing protein; amino-acid sequence: MPDVRAYERPQSLEEALFRLMQEPRTVPLAGGTALMAYGVPHEDAILLDISALPFDAIEQWEDRLVLGALATLEALARDEKVRTFADGVLAEAAHAEATSLLRQQGRLAGALLTDVGRSEIAPVLLALDARVSVQQMNGLKTWPLAAFFEQMETALGRGLLVQVDIPRPLAETRVRRERVARAPRDRAILSVAGAVRLDGGRIAAVRLAVSGVGALPVRLHAVEDALSDEPATPAHVQALATQAIAAVPLADDRWASAAYRREVLPVLIRRVVCGA